One part of the Humulus lupulus chromosome 9, drHumLupu1.1, whole genome shotgun sequence genome encodes these proteins:
- the LOC133801663 gene encoding U-box domain-containing protein 1, translated as MANSTTTSSSSSTSPIWLYSYVKLQFFNRIRRFLRSKAGRKRYVSSSSDRLEALSSVGDQALVETAAVLEVMETQLGAGDGSRRGGGDDVAGLQRAVKRLHFGRSWEEKEMAALEIQSLAKHDVKLRKLVAELGVIPVLVTMAASDVVSRRRAAVAALVQLANGTYTNKALMVEAGILSNLPKNTNLLDEPTKLEFAELLLTLSSLANTPFPLASSEIVPFLIGILESSSTNIETMESCIGTLCNLSNILDNAGALVSNGVVDTLLKLSSTKELSEKVLGALGCLVVTLMGKKAMENSQMVPETLIEILTWDDKPKCQELSAYILMILAHQSSAQRQKMAKSGIVQVLLEVALLGSPLAQKRSLKLLQWFRDERQAKMGPHSGPQTAGRVAAIGSPVNERMTQEGKKMMKSLVKQSLHKNMEMITRRANADGESSNLKALVISTSSKSLPY; from the exons ATGGCTAACTCAACTActacttcttcttcatcttcaacTTCTCCTATATGGCTCTACTCTTACGTAAAGCTTCAGTTCTTCAATCGAATCCGACGGTTCCTGCGCTCCAAAGCCGGCCGCAAGCGCTACGTGTCCTCATCCTCTGACCGACTCGAAGCTCTGAGCAGCGTTGGCGACCAAGCCCTCGTCGAGACTGCGGCGGTGCTCGAAGTTATGGAAACCCAATTGGGCGCCGGCGATGGCAGCCGCCGCGGCGGAGGAGATGACGTGGCGGGGCTGCAGAGAGCAGTGAAGAGGCTTCACTTTGGTCGGAGCTGGGAGGAGAAAGAGATGGCGGCTTTGGAGATTCAAAGCTTGGCCAAACATGATGTGAAGCTCAGAAAGTTGGTTGCCGAGCTCGGCGTTATACCGGTTTTGGTTACCATGGCCGCCTCCGACGTCGTTTCTCGCCGCCGTGCTGCGGTGGCTGCTCTTGTTCAACTTGCTAATGGAACTTACAC GAATAAAGCTCTTATGGTGGAAGCAGGAATTCTATCAAATCTACCAAAAAACACAAATCTTTTAGATGAACCAACCAAGCTTGAATTTGCAGAATTGCTCTTGACATTATCTTCATTAGCAAATACACCCTTCCCTTTAGCCTCATCAGAAATTGTCCCATTTCTCATTGGAATACTTGAATCAAGTTCCACTAATATTGAAACAATGGAGTCATGTATAGGCACTTTGTGTAACCTCTCCAATATTTTGGACAATGCAGGAGCATTGGTTTCCAATGGAGTAGTAGACACTCTCTTAAAATTGTCCTCGACAAAAGAACTCTCCGAGAAAGTGCTTGGAGCATTAGGGTGCTTGGTAGTGACCTTAATGGGAAAGAAGGCCATGGAAAATAGTCAAATGGTGCCAGAGACTTTGATTGAGATATTGACATGGGATGACAAACCTAAATGCCAAGAGTTATCAGCTTACATACTAATGATTTTAGCTCATCAAAGTTCAGCTCAAAGACAAAAAATGGCTAAGTCTGGAATTGTGCAAGTGCTTTTGGAAGTTGCATTGCTAGGGAGTCCTCTAGCTCAGAAGAGGTCACTAAAACTGTTGCAGTGGTTTAGAGACGAGCGACAGGCGAAGATGGGGCCGCATTCTGGACCTCAGACTGCTGGGAGGGTTGCGGCGATTGGTTCGCCTGTGAATGAGAGAATGACTCAAGaagggaagaagatgatgaagagttTGGTGAAGCAAAGTTTGCACAAGAACATGGAAATGATAACAAGACGAGCTAATGCTGATGGAGAGTCTTCTAATCTCAAAGCCTTGGTGATCAGCACGAGCTCTAAGAGTTTGCCTTATTGA
- the LOC133801661 gene encoding caffeoyl-CoA O-methyltransferase-like: MANNGEGEQTQVSRHQEVGHKSLLQSDALFQYILETSVYPREPECMKELREVTAKHPWNIMTTSADEGQFLNMLIKLINAKNTMEIGVYTGYSLLATALAIPDDGKILAMDINRENYELGLPVIEKAGVAHKIDFREGPALPVLDQMIEDAKYHGSFDFIFVDADKDNYLNYHKRLIDLVKVGGVIGYDNTLWNGSVVAPPDAPLRKYVRYYRDFVIELNKALAADPRIEICMLPVGDGITICRRIS, encoded by the exons ATGGCCAACAATGGAGAAGGAGAGCAAACCCAAGTCAGCAGACACCAAGAGGTCGGCCACAAGAGCCTTCTCCAAAGCGATGCTCTGTTCCAG TATATCCTGGAGACTAGTGTCTACCCAAGAGAGCCCGAGTGCATGAAGGAGCTCAGGGAAGTGACAGCAAAGCATCCATG GAACATCATGACAACCTCAGCTGATGAAGGTCAGTTCCTCAACATGCTTATCAAGCTCATCAATGCCAAGAACACCATGGAGATCGGTGTTTACACTGGCTACTCACTGCTAGCCACAGCTCTAGCTATTCCTGATGATGgaaag ATTCTGGCTATGGATATCAACAGAGAGAACTACGAACTGGGTCTGCCTGTAATTGAAAAAGCCGGCGTTGCTCACAAGATCGATTTCAGAGAAGGCCCAGCTCTTCCTGTTCTCGATCAAATGATCGAAGAT GCAAAGTACCATGGAAGCTTTGACTTTATCTTCGTTGACGCTGATAAGGACAACTACCTTAACTACCACAAGAGATTGATTGACCTGGTCAAGGTTGGGGGTGTGATCGGCTACGACAACACTCTGTGGAACGGCTCTGTGGTGGCGCCACCCGACGCGCCACTCCGGAAGTACGTGAGGTACTACAGAGACTTTGTTATTGAGCTCAACAAGGCACTCGCTGCTGACCCTAGGATCGAGATCTGTATGCTTCCCGTTGGTGATGGAATCACTATCTGCCGTCGGATCAGCTAA